The Candidatus Zixiibacteriota bacterium genome contains the following window.
CTCGGTTACGGCAAGAAATCTGATCTGGCCGCCCGGGGGTAAGAGCGGTTTTAGTCTGCTGCTTATCGATTTGGATTTTTCTTCGCTACTGCAATATCGGGCATAAACCGAAAATTGAAGCATGGCAAAGCCCTCTTTGAGCAAGGAAGTCCTGAAACGGCTGTATTCCCGGCGTGCTTTGCGTGTTGTTACCGGAAGATCAAAAAAGGTAAATAACCACATAGCCCTGAAGGGAGATAAATTCCTTCTCTCAGTCATAATTTATGGCCGGAATCATTAGTTTCCGGCAATTGCCCAAATAAACGGATGCCAGGGAAGAGGAATACCTCGATATGGCATCGAATATATTCCGGGATTCTTTCCCTATTAACAAATTTGCGTTCATGATATTTTCCAAAAGCACCTTTTTCGCATCATTGTTCAAAGGCGTGTCAGGTCCCCAAATATCTATTGCTCGCCAAACAGCCCGATCTGCAAGCGGCCTGAGGGGCTCCATCAGGTCATCGGCCAGACAAAAGGGATTATAGCGGTTATGATGATGGACGCCAAGAGTGGGGTGCAATCCGGATGCACAAATAGCTCGACAGACAATACCTCGCATGATTGCATAGCCATAATTCAGTAGTCTATTGATCCCGTCATTTGACCCCGGGATTCGCCGAAAGGAGTCCCCGAAAAGCGCGGGCCAATAGCGTCTTGAGGCCTGAGCCTCAAAATTGTTTGGATCTCCAGATCGGACCTTTTTGGTCATTACAACCAGACCATGGTCATCACCTTTCAGGGATTTTAGCAACTCGCCCTGCGCGATGATCTTGGCTTTTATGATTTGCATCCAAATTCTTTTTTTTGTGGGGAGTTGAACTGCGGCCTGAGCGGCAAAGCGTTCGGCCTGAACTGAATTATCTGCCAGGGGCATTAAAAGACCAACCGGCAAACGCTTTTCATTGCAGATAATAATGGTTCCTGATTCGGCGCATATTCCCGCAAGAACGGCCTGAGTGCAATTTATTACAGGATTGGACAGTATTAAAACAGCCAAATCCTCAAGCGGAACGGAATGAGT
Protein-coding sequences here:
- the cas2 gene encoding CRISPR-associated endonuclease Cas2, which translates into the protein MTERRNLSPFRAMWLFTFFDLPVTTRKARREYSRFRTSLLKEGFAMLQFSVYARYCSSEEKSKSISSRLKPLLPPGGQIRFLAVTEHQFGKMLVFHGKKRVSTEKPPQQLMLF
- the cas1 gene encoding type II CRISPR-associated endonuclease Cas1, with the translated sequence MSIILSGMTDKRIIDLSEEPAALSVRYDQLIIKHPDRTHSVPLEDLAVLILSNPVINCTQAVLAGICAESGTIIICNEKRLPVGLLMPLADNSVQAERFAAQAAVQLPTKKRIWMQIIKAKIIAQGELLKSLKGDDHGLVVMTKKVRSGDPNNFEAQASRRYWPALFGDSFRRIPGSNDGINRLLNYGYAIMRGIVCRAICASGLHPTLGVHHHNRYNPFCLADDLMEPLRPLADRAVWRAIDIWGPDTPLNNDAKKVLLENIMNANLLIGKESRNIFDAISRYSSSLASVYLGNCRKLMIPAINYD